One window of Chamaesiphon minutus PCC 6605 genomic DNA carries:
- a CDS encoding Hsp70 family protein, giving the protein MGNIVGIDLGTTNSVAAFKFAEVEVVTADDNQAPDRKLTRSVVATTQNGIIVGETAYNQLKADPEQTIISIKRLIGRGFSDPVVQAQLARLHYQVTQSTKGTDNSLSVWLGGTEYAPEDISAEILKKVVQNAQLYQSQKGQKSTIDRAVITVPAYFSDKQRYTTQSAAKRAGLSEPELLPEPTAAAISYGFKPNADDVKTILVYDFGGGTFDSALITAAGTQFIESGKAGDLWLGGDDIDDRIIELVKQQVAAEEDLENIDSLIERMPHYQKVRFLGDLKMAVEKAKIDLSSSLTAKIIPATPLLDDLGMAIPIDVTVTRAQFEAMILPLVERTISICQEAIKYSDYPADAIDTILMVGGSSQIPLVQERVKAAFGADKVVVHPRPMYAVAEGAAIVAAGLTEKVGTVSRDYFIELADRTHYKIIQQGDILPVSNNYTFKTEADGQSLIHFKFFNTDLVNQQNEKIGEMWLALDRPYPEQTEVAVTVELDEKNSSLQITAALKNNPKIVVSSSFSYGGEDEKIAQKVEQIIKDLNDEGRLTERGVREAYRIAGETVQATNQIRDRDGQIAEDRRQLARQKLKELEKLASNDYNLAQSLVSDLGFVLHVCPSLISEEQKGKIISLCDQLKKAIADSNLEVVRELSADATREFEQLPELVKFISVCADAISQARSINPLQANVMRHKLDQMCNAIERGNTYQAEQTLQELLPDVRQYLDRDLPAKAIAIGIK; this is encoded by the coding sequence ATGGGAAATATAGTTGGGATCGATCTAGGCACAACCAATTCTGTTGCTGCTTTCAAATTTGCGGAGGTAGAGGTAGTTACGGCTGATGACAATCAAGCTCCCGATCGCAAATTAACTCGCTCTGTCGTCGCCACTACGCAAAATGGCATCATTGTGGGCGAAACAGCCTACAACCAACTAAAAGCCGATCCGGAGCAGACGATTATTTCGATCAAACGGCTGATCGGACGCGGTTTTAGCGATCCTGTCGTCCAAGCACAATTAGCCAGGTTACATTATCAAGTAACTCAATCGACCAAAGGCACAGATAATAGTCTATCCGTCTGGCTGGGTGGCACAGAGTACGCACCCGAAGATATTTCCGCCGAAATCCTAAAAAAAGTCGTTCAAAACGCTCAACTTTACCAAAGCCAAAAAGGGCAAAAAAGTACGATCGATCGGGCGGTAATTACCGTTCCGGCTTACTTTAGCGACAAACAACGCTATACAACTCAATCTGCCGCCAAAAGAGCGGGTCTTTCAGAGCCAGAACTTTTACCAGAACCGACAGCCGCTGCTATTTCTTATGGTTTCAAACCTAACGCTGATGATGTCAAAACAATTTTGGTATATGACTTTGGCGGCGGTACTTTTGACTCAGCTCTGATTACGGCGGCGGGAACCCAATTTATCGAATCTGGTAAAGCCGGAGATCTGTGGCTGGGTGGCGATGATATCGACGATCGCATTATCGAGCTAGTCAAACAACAAGTCGCTGCTGAAGAAGATTTGGAGAATATAGATAGTTTAATCGAGCGAATGCCTCACTATCAAAAAGTGCGATTTTTGGGCGATCTCAAAATGGCAGTAGAGAAAGCCAAAATAGATCTCAGTAGTTCCCTCACTGCCAAAATTATTCCCGCGACACCGCTACTCGACGATCTGGGGATGGCGATCCCGATCGATGTGACCGTGACGCGCGCCCAATTTGAAGCGATGATTTTGCCGCTAGTCGAGCGCACGATCTCGATTTGTCAAGAGGCGATTAAATATTCTGACTATCCAGCCGATGCGATCGATACAATCTTGATGGTGGGCGGTTCTTCGCAAATTCCGCTCGTCCAAGAACGGGTTAAAGCCGCCTTCGGCGCAGATAAAGTTGTCGTTCACCCGCGTCCCATGTATGCCGTGGCTGAAGGTGCAGCCATCGTAGCGGCAGGATTGACAGAGAAAGTCGGCACGGTTTCGCGCGATTACTTCATCGAACTAGCCGATCGCACTCATTACAAAATTATCCAGCAGGGTGATATTTTACCAGTTAGTAACAACTATACGTTTAAAACCGAAGCAGACGGCCAGAGTTTGATTCACTTTAAATTTTTTAATACCGATCTTGTCAATCAACAAAATGAAAAGATTGGCGAAATGTGGTTGGCACTAGATCGACCTTATCCGGAGCAAACTGAAGTAGCAGTAACTGTAGAATTAGATGAAAAAAATAGTTCGCTTCAAATCACGGCCGCTTTAAAAAATAATCCTAAGATCGTAGTAAGTTCGTCTTTTTCTTATGGTGGCGAAGATGAAAAAATTGCTCAAAAAGTCGAGCAAATCATTAAAGACTTAAACGATGAAGGTCGATTGACCGAGCGTGGTGTGCGAGAAGCTTATCGAATTGCTGGCGAGACAGTTCAGGCTACCAATCAAATTCGCGATCGCGATGGTCAGATCGCGGAAGACCGTCGCCAGCTCGCCCGACAGAAATTAAAAGAGCTAGAAAAGTTAGCATCTAACGATTATAATCTCGCCCAATCCTTAGTCTCAGATTTAGGCTTTGTGCTGCATGTTTGCCCTTCGCTGATTTCTGAAGAGCAAAAAGGGAAGATTATTAGCCTTTGCGACCAATTAAAGAAAGCAATTGCCGATAGTAATCTAGAAGTAGTGCGCGAACTCAGTGCCGATGCCACCCGCGAATTCGAGCAGCTTCCAGAATTAGTCAAATTTATATCGGTATGTGCGGATGCTATTTCGCAAGCACGATCGATTAACCCCTTGCAAGCTAATGTAATGCGGCATAAATTAGACCAAATGTGTAATGCGATCGAACGCGGAAATACTTACCAAGCCGAGCAAACATTACAAGAATTATTGCCAGATGTCAGACAATATCTAGATCGAGACTTACCTGCTAAAGCGATTGCCATCGGAATCAAATAA
- a CDS encoding LysM peptidoglycan-binding domain-containing protein: protein MSELTCPVCDRSGIDRNICPNCETDLSTLRMLAELPIVVPQKSLGSTIKMWLLSIVFAAFTIGISLGAAGGALLSQQPPKSIATAITPTMAINIQPSSPPVESKMTNAYPCTHEFYYTVRHGDSLSKIARQFYGDIQKSQLIIQSNAQLQGRENDIDLDEKILIPKLYQACD from the coding sequence ATGAGCGAGCTAACCTGTCCTGTCTGCGATCGATCGGGAATCGATCGCAATATTTGCCCCAATTGTGAGACCGATCTATCCACTTTGCGAATGCTTGCCGAATTACCAATAGTTGTGCCTCAAAAATCTTTGGGATCGACTATCAAAATGTGGCTATTATCGATCGTTTTTGCTGCATTTACAATTGGGATTAGTTTAGGTGCAGCCGGAGGTGCTTTATTATCTCAACAGCCACCAAAATCGATCGCGACAGCAATAACTCCCACGATGGCTATCAATATTCAACCATCTTCACCTCCAGTTGAATCTAAAATGACTAATGCTTATCCTTGTACGCACGAATTTTATTATACCGTTCGTCACGGAGATTCTTTATCGAAGATTGCCCGACAGTTTTATGGCGATATCCAAAAATCTCAGCTCATTATCCAGAGTAATGCTCAATTACAAGGTAGAGAAAACGATATCGATTTAGACGAAAAAATATTAATACCTAAACTCTATCAAGCCTGCGATTGA